The region GCCGCAGGTCCGGGGCGAGGTACCAGTCCCGGGCCTGCCAGCCCATCGCGGTCGGGTCCAGGGCGGGCAGCAGCGCCACCCACGGGGCCGGCTCGGGCGCGTCGAGGTCGCCGGGCAGCACGTACCCGGTGCCGCCGGCCAGGGCGACCTGCTCCGCGCCGACCTCGGCCAGCGCCTTGCGGACCGCGCCGAGCGTCCAGCCGGTCCACCACTTCAGGTCGGCCTCGGTGCCGGGGCCGTAGCGGGCCAGCCACCGCCGGACCAGCTCGGCCTGGGCCCGGGACACGTCCATCGCGGGCCACGGCGTGCCGGGCTCCCACCGGAACTGGCTACTGATCCACGTGCCGCGCGGCCGGCCGCGGCGCAGCAGCCCGTCGGCGGCGAGCACCCGCAGGACCCGGCTGGACACGTTCTGCCGCACCTCGTAGGGCTTGCCGGGGGAGAGCACCACCTGCTCCAGCAGCGCGGGCACGTCCTGGCCCAGCTCGACGGCGGTGGCCGTGCCCCGGGCGGCGAGCGCGGCGAGCACGGCCCGCTCGACCTCGGCGAGCCGGGCGGCGTCCCAGCCGACGCCGTCGGCGAGGTACTTCAGCAGCCCGACGCGTTCCTTGGCGGCGATCTGCCGCGCGGCGGCGGCGTCGACCACCGGGGCGGACTCGGCGGTGACGACGAACATGGTCCGCCGCATGCACAGCAGCCGCACCAGCGTGCGGTCCCGGTAGAGCGCGTCCTCCACGGCCTGGACGGACGGTTCGGTCAGGCGGGCGCGCGCGGACAGGAACACCGAGGCGGGGTCGGAGGCGTGCAGCCCGACGAGCGCGTCGGCGACCTCGCGCACGGTCGGCGCGGGCGCGGCGAGAAGATGGCGCGCGCCCAGCCGGGCGCGCCGCTGGTCGTCGGAGATCACGGCGGGGGTCACCCGGACATCCTCGCCCGCCTACCCTGATCGCGGAAACCGGATTCGGCGGGACAGGAACACGATGTCGGCGACGAGGTTGCTGGTCCTCGGGGTGGTGCGCGGGTACGGCCGCGCACACGGCTACCTGATCGGCAACGACCTGATGTCCTGGCGGGCGGGGGAGTGGGCCAACGTCAAGTGGGGTTCGCTCTACCACGCGCTCAAGCAGCTCACCAAGGACGGCTGCCTGACCGACGAGACGGTGCCGCCCGCCCGCACCGACTACACCCTGACCGCCAAGGGCGAGCAGGAGTTCCAGCGGCTGCTGCGCGACGCGCTGCGCCGCCCGGAGACCCGGCCGGACACGCTGGCCGCCGGGCTGGCGATGCTGCCGTCGCTGACCCGCGAGGACGCGGTGGCGCTGCTGCGCGAACGGCTGGCCGCCCTGGAGGCGCGGCGGGACGAGGCCCGCGAGGAGGCGGCGGCGCGGGCCGACCCGTCGCACGTGCGGGAGCTGTTCGGGCTGTGGGAGCACACGGCGGACAGCGGCGCGGAGTGGACGCGGGGGCTGCTGGAGCGGCTGGAGGCGGGCGCGTACCCGATGTCCGGCGAGCCGGACTCGCCCGGAGCACCCGGCAGCTGGGTTATACTCAAACTTGAGTAGCTGAGGGGGAGCGCTGAACACCGGTCTCGAACGCTGCGCGGTCGTCTTCGAACCCGCCGATCCACCCCGCCTGTCCTCGCTGGCCTTCTACGGCGACGACCTGCCCGAACCCGAGCCCGGCGGAAGCCTCGGCGACCTCGTCGTGGCCCGCCCCGACGGCAGCCGGCAGCGCGTCGCGGCCGTGCGCCTGCCGGTCGCGGACGCCGTGCCGCTGCTGTCCCGGGCCCGCCGCGACCCGCACGCCCACCCCGCCGCCGCGTTCTGGGGCGCGGCCGTCGTCGTCGCGCTCCAGCTGGTCGCCCGCGGCCGGGTCCGGCCCGCCGTCACCGAGGGCGACTTCGACGCCTGGCGGCTCGGCCCGTTCGACACCGCCGACACCCGCCGCGTGCACGACCTCGCCGCCGCCATGCCCGCGCACGCCCGTGCCGTGCCGCTGCCCGGCCGCGACCCGCTGGAACTCCCCGAGGCCGAACCGCTGCTGCGCGCCTTCCTCGACGCCATCGCCGACACCATGCCGCGCGGCGCGGCCGCCGTGCACGCCGCCGGCGGGCCCGCGTTCGCCGCCGTGGCCCCGCAGCGGGTGCCGCACCTGCGCGGCTGGGCCGACCAGGGCGTGCGCGTTTCGTTGCGGCTGGAGGGGCTGGAGTCGTTCCGCGCGGTCGTCCAGGTGCACAGCCTCGCCGACCCGACCAGCGTGCTCGACGCCGCGCGGCTGTGGGCCGGGCCGGACCGCCGCGCCCAGGCCGACGCCATGGTCGGCGTCCGCCGGGCCGCCCGCGCCTGGCCGCCGCTGGAACGCCTGCTCGACCTGCCGGTGCCCGACGAGGTGGCGCTGCTGGACTCCGACGTCGAGCACCTGCTGCGCGAGGGCGCGGTCCGGCTGGCCGCCGTCGGCGTCGACGTGCACTGGCCCAAGGACCTGGTGCGCGACCTGTCCGCGAAGGTCGTGCTCGGCGGCGAGACCGGCGACCGGCCCTCCTTCTTCGGCCCGGACCGGCTGACCAGCGTCAACTGGCAGCTCGCGCTCGGCGACGACCCGCTGACCCCCGAGGAGCTCGACCAGCTCGCCGAGGCGCACCGGCCGGTCGTGCGGCTGCGCGACCGGTGGACCCTGGTCGACCCCGAACTGGCCCGCAAGGCCCGCGAACGCGACCTCAAGCCGGTGGCCGCCATCGACGCGCTGGGCGCCGCGCTGACCGGCGTCACCGAGATCGACGGCGAACAGGTCGCCGTGGCCACCACCGGCTGGCTCGCCGACCTGCGCGCCAAGCTGGACCTGCTCGACACCGAACCGGTGGAGCAGCCCGCGCGACTCCGGGCCACCCTGCGCGACTACCAGGTGCGCGGCCTGCGCTGGCTGGACCGGATGACCTCGCTGGGCCTGGGCGGGTGCCTGGCCGACGACATGGGCCTGGGCAAGACCATCACGCTGATCGCCCTGCACCTGCTGCGCGCGCACGGCCCCGGCGGGCCCACGCTCGTGGTGTGCCCGGCGTCGCTGCTGGGCAACTGGCAGCGCGAGATCGAGCGGTTCGCGCCCGGCACGCCCGTGCGCCGCTACCACGGCGCGGGTCGCGAAGTCGCCCACGAGGGGTTCGTGCTCACCACCTACGGCACCATGCGGCTGGACGCGGGCCGGCTCGCCGACGTGGAGTGGGGCCTGGTCGTCGCCGACGAGGCGCAGCACGTCAAGAACCCGTCCTCGGACACCGCCAAGGCGCTGCGCCGCATCCCGGCCCAGGCCCGGGTGGCGCTGACCGGCACGCCGGTCGAGAACACCCTCACCGAGCTGTGGGCCGTGCTCGACTGGACCACCCCCGGCCTGCTGGGCACCCTGCCCGCGTTCAAGGCCCGCTGGGCCAAGCCGATCGAGGCCGACCACGACCACGCGGCCGCCGCCCGGTTCGCCGCGCTGATCAGGCCGTTCCTGCTGCGCCGGCGCAAGTCCGACCCCGGTATCGCCCCCGAGCTGCCGCCCAAGACCGAGACCGACCAGCCGGTCGCGCTCACCCGCGAGCAGGCCGCCCTGTACGAGGCGGTGGTCCGCGAGCTGATGGCCGAGGTCGCCGACGCCGACGGGATGGCCCGCCGCGGCAAGATCGTCAAGCTGCTCACCGCCCTCAAGCAGGTCTGCAACCACCCCGCCCAGTACCTCAAGGAGGGCGAGCCGACGCTCGCCGGGCGCTCCGGCAAGCTCGAACTGCTCGACGAGCTGGTCGACACGATCCTGGCCGAGGGCGGCGCGGTGCTGGTGTTCACCCAGTACGTGGCGATGGCCCGGCTGATCGC is a window of Saccharothrix espanaensis DSM 44229 DNA encoding:
- a CDS encoding DEAD/DEAH box helicase, which codes for MARPDGSRQRVAAVRLPVADAVPLLSRARRDPHAHPAAAFWGAAVVVALQLVARGRVRPAVTEGDFDAWRLGPFDTADTRRVHDLAAAMPAHARAVPLPGRDPLELPEAEPLLRAFLDAIADTMPRGAAAVHAAGGPAFAAVAPQRVPHLRGWADQGVRVSLRLEGLESFRAVVQVHSLADPTSVLDAARLWAGPDRRAQADAMVGVRRAARAWPPLERLLDLPVPDEVALLDSDVEHLLREGAVRLAAVGVDVHWPKDLVRDLSAKVVLGGETGDRPSFFGPDRLTSVNWQLALGDDPLTPEELDQLAEAHRPVVRLRDRWTLVDPELARKARERDLKPVAAIDALGAALTGVTEIDGEQVAVATTGWLADLRAKLDLLDTEPVEQPARLRATLRDYQVRGLRWLDRMTSLGLGGCLADDMGLGKTITLIALHLLRAHGPGGPTLVVCPASLLGNWQREIERFAPGTPVRRYHGAGREVAHEGFVLTTYGTMRLDAGRLADVEWGLVVADEAQHVKNPSSDTAKALRRIPAQARVALTGTPVENTLTELWAVLDWTTPGLLGTLPAFKARWAKPIEADHDHAAAARFAALIRPFLLRRRKSDPGIAPELPPKTETDQPVALTREQAALYEAVVRELMAEVADADGMARRGKIVKLLTALKQVCNHPAQYLKEGEPTLAGRSGKLELLDELVDTILAEGGAVLVFTQYVAMARLIAKHLAARGVGSQLLHGGTPVPAREEMVRRFQAGEDPVFLLSLKAAGTGLNLTRADHVVHYDRWWNPAVEDQATDRAYRIGQTRPVQVHRLIAEGTIEDRIAEMLRAKRGLADAVLSRGEAAFTELTDDELANLVELRGGA
- a CDS encoding winged helix DNA-binding domain-containing protein; this translates as MTPAVISDDQRRARLGARHLLAAPAPTVREVADALVGLHASDPASVFLSARARLTEPSVQAVEDALYRDRTLVRLLCMRRTMFVVTAESAPVVDAAAARQIAAKERVGLLKYLADGVGWDAARLAEVERAVLAALAARGTATAVELGQDVPALLEQVVLSPGKPYEVRQNVSSRVLRVLAADGLLRRGRPRGTWISSQFRWEPGTPWPAMDVSRAQAELVRRWLARYGPGTEADLKWWTGWTLGAVRKALAEVGAEQVALAGGTGYVLPGDLDAPEPAPWVALLPALDPTAMGWQARDWYLAPDLRPALFDYSGNVGPTVWVDGAVVGGWAQRKDGEVVWRPLLDVGREATDAIDREAARLAEWTDGIRVLSRFPAPLEKELIR
- a CDS encoding PadR family transcriptional regulator; the protein is MSATRLLVLGVVRGYGRAHGYLIGNDLMSWRAGEWANVKWGSLYHALKQLTKDGCLTDETVPPARTDYTLTAKGEQEFQRLLRDALRRPETRPDTLAAGLAMLPSLTREDAVALLRERLAALEARRDEAREEAAARADPSHVRELFGLWEHTADSGAEWTRGLLERLEAGAYPMSGEPDSPGAPGSWVILKLE